In Phoenix dactylifera cultivar Barhee BC4 unplaced genomic scaffold, palm_55x_up_171113_PBpolish2nd_filt_p 000182F, whole genome shotgun sequence, one genomic interval encodes:
- the LOC113462083 gene encoding uncharacterized protein LOC113462083, with the protein MCDCWTDPTRRSIINFRTYCDAKTFFHKSVDASAYVHNTSYMLKFMEDVIDMVGEENVVQVVTDNGPQFKAAGQVLMERRPHIFWTPCAAHYIDLILIDIGKIRRVQQTVETAQRITRYIYNHNWVLSLMRKYAGEEILRPGVTRFATNFIALDSILEKKGALRQMFASSKWYDSRYSYAGTEGSKIEDLVMRQPFWQRATTIVKAIKPLYEVLRTVDSEIYPQMEFLYHMMVKAKDQIMEADPAHGRSYINIIEQRWGAQMGTELHLAAYYLNLRF; encoded by the exons ATGTGCGATTGTTGGACCGATCCGACCAGGCGGAGCATCATCAACTTCCGGACATACTGTGATGCTAagaccttcttccacaagtcggttgatgcttcggcttatgtgcacaacacctcgtacatgctgaaatttatggaggatgtgattgatatggtaggagaggagaatgtcgtgCAAGTCGTCACTGATAATGGGCCGCAATTTAAGGCTGCCGGGCaggtcttgatggagcggcgaccACATATTTTTtggaccccatgtgctgcacattaTATTGATCTCATATTGATAGACATtggaaagatccgtagggtgcaacaaacggtggagacagcccaacgcattaccaggtatatttataaccataactgggtcctttcactgatgagaaagtatgcaggagaagagattctgagaccaggagtcacacggtttgctaccaacttcatcgcacttgatagcatactcgagaagaaaggagccctacgtcagatgtttgccAGTTCCAAGTGGTATGATAGTAGATATTCTTATGCCGGCACTGAAGGGAGCAAGATAGAAGACTTGGTGATGAGACAGCCATTCTGGCAGCGGGCTACTACAatagtcaaggctatcaaaccattatatgaagtgctgcggACCGTAGATAGCGAGATCTACCCCCAGATGGAatttttgtatcacatgatggtcaaggcaaaggatcagattatggaggcagatccagcacatggccggtcgtacatcaacatcattgagcAACGGTGGGGAGCGCAAATGGGTACAGAATtacatctagcag catactacctAAACCTCCGGTTTTAG